In the genome of Actinomycetes bacterium, one region contains:
- the rpsI gene encoding 30S ribosomal protein S9, whose translation MADSVCYYATGRRKGAIAKVRLVPGDGKININKRELEDYFPLQSLVIRIKEPMKLTGTDSAYNVLASITGGGVSAQADALKHGISRALLEINAEYRPILKKEGMLTRDPREKERKKYGLKKARKRPQFSKR comes from the coding sequence TTGGCAGACAGTGTATGTTATTATGCTACTGGAAGAAGAAAGGGAGCAATAGCCAAAGTAAGGCTGGTTCCTGGTGATGGAAAGATAAATATAAATAAGAGAGAACTGGAAGACTATTTTCCACTACAGTCGCTGGTTATTAGAATAAAAGAACCCATGAAGTTAACTGGTACCGACAGTGCCTATAATGTTCTTGCCAGCATTACCGGCGGAGGAGTGAGTGCTCAGGCTGATGCTTTAAAGCATGGTATATCCAGGGCCTTACTTGAAATTAATGCTGAATACAGGCCTATTCTTAAAAAAGAAGGAATGCTTACCAGGGATCCTCGTGAGAAGGAAAGAAAGAAATACGGTCTGAAGAAAGCTAGAAAGAGACCTCAGTTCTCAAAGAGGTAA
- a CDS encoding metalloregulator ArsR/SmtB family transcription factor, producing MKKNNFYVIHADVCKTLSNPRRQAIIDALRDGPLTVNDLIGKTDIPQANLSQHLAILRAKNVVKTKKEGNHVYYSISNSKIIKAYDLISEVLMEELSNRSDMIKKSFKK from the coding sequence ATGAAAAAAAATAATTTCTATGTCATTCATGCTGATGTTTGCAAGACTCTTTCCAATCCCAGAAGGCAAGCCATAATTGATGCCCTGCGTGACGGTCCCTTAACCGTGAATGACCTTATAGGGAAAACTGATATTCCCCAGGCCAATCTTTCCCAGCATTTAGCAATTCTAAGAGCCAAGAATGTGGTAAAAACCAAGAAAGAGGGCAATCACGTTTATTATTCAATTTCCAATTCCAAGATAATAAAGGCTTATGACCTTATAAGTGAAGTACTGATGGAAGAGCTCAGCAACAGGAGTGACATGATTAAGAAATCTTTTAAAAAATAA
- a CDS encoding DUF1287 domain-containing protein, with amino-acid sequence MRITRKHPKRAHNYVYLVYIVIIIAALQFFALKTFYREIVTKLPDTLFKVTQKYPREELTLNFVDKKTEEAEKKISQQQAEELILEEPEPDGLEQTTVGTETSMDQINISEDQKEIVLKSLDMLEEGRAYQYELYPDTGYPPDDVAISTDVIALVMRDCGYDLMELIYEDISQHPDAYPMDIVDRDEPIKYIDFRHVFFQETFFSRNALELSTEFNPEEKSNNIHWQPGDLVFFQFDPDNPHQDMGGIISPNINDQGVPLVIMTSRELGKVSEVDVLLEYDIISHYRYPYPEEYLD; translated from the coding sequence ATGAGGATAACAAGAAAACATCCTAAAAGGGCCCATAACTATGTATACTTGGTATACATAGTTATAATAATTGCCGCGCTGCAGTTTTTTGCCCTTAAGACCTTCTACCGGGAAATAGTAACCAAACTGCCAGATACACTGTTTAAAGTAACCCAGAAGTATCCCCGGGAAGAATTGACCTTAAATTTTGTGGACAAAAAAACTGAAGAGGCAGAAAAGAAAATAAGCCAGCAGCAAGCCGAAGAACTTATCCTCGAAGAGCCTGAGCCTGATGGACTGGAACAAACCACGGTGGGTACTGAAACCAGCATGGATCAGATAAACATATCCGAAGACCAGAAGGAGATTGTCTTAAAATCACTGGACATGCTGGAAGAAGGAAGGGCCTATCAATATGAGCTGTATCCAGATACAGGTTATCCCCCCGACGATGTAGCTATCTCTACAGATGTTATTGCCCTGGTTATGCGCGATTGCGGCTATGATTTAATGGAACTTATTTATGAAGATATAAGCCAGCATCCTGACGCCTACCCCATGGACATAGTGGACAGGGATGAGCCCATAAAATACATAGACTTCAGGCATGTGTTTTTTCAGGAGACCTTCTTCAGCCGTAATGCTCTCGAGCTTTCTACAGAATTCAATCCTGAAGAAAAATCCAATAACATACACTGGCAGCCCGGAGACCTGGTATTTTTCCAGTTTGATCCGGACAATCCCCACCAGGATATGGGGGGTATAATCTCTCCCAATATCAATGACCAGGGAGTTCCGCTGGTAATAATGACTTCCCGGGAACTGGGGAAGGTAAGTGAAGTGGATGTTTTACTTGAATATGATATCATCAGCCACTACAGGTATCCCTACCCGGAAGAATACCTCGATTAA
- the rplM gene encoding 50S ribosomal protein L13 — MTELGFKTFHAKKEEIERKWYIIDAQGKTLGRLATVAARLLRGKDKPIFTPNVDCGDYVIVINAKGIKVTGDKLKQKKYYRHSGYVGNLKTETLEEKMNRKPQQVVSLAVKGMLPHNRLGRQIFKKLKVYADDNHTHQAQKPEKIEI, encoded by the coding sequence ATGACGGAATTGGGATTTAAAACTTTTCATGCAAAAAAGGAAGAAATAGAAAGAAAATGGTACATAATCGATGCTCAGGGCAAAACTCTGGGAAGGCTGGCTACAGTGGCAGCCAGGCTTTTGAGGGGTAAGGATAAGCCCATTTTTACTCCCAATGTGGATTGCGGGGATTATGTAATAGTTATAAATGCAAAAGGCATAAAGGTTACCGGAGATAAGCTGAAGCAGAAAAAATACTACAGGCATTCCGGCTATGTAGGAAATCTTAAGACGGAAACTCTGGAAGAGAAGATGAACAGGAAGCCCCAACAGGTAGTAAGTTTAGCTGTAAAGGGTATGCTTCCCCATAATAGACTGGGCAGGCAAATTTTTAAAAAGTTAAAGGTTTATGCTGATGATAATCACACGCATCAGGCCCAGAAACCTGAAAAAATAGAGATTTGA
- a CDS encoding CBS domain-containing protein, which translates to MAEKLAREIMNKDVITIDRDASIDQLSQLLVENRISGVPVMDKDQMVGIVTEGDIIIQDTDLHFPHYFKLLDSIIYLESLSKFKKSLKKHLATRVEDIMTAEVVSVDEDTPVNQIANAMTENDINRVPVINKDKKLVGIITRADIVKSMIKK; encoded by the coding sequence ATGGCAGAAAAATTAGCTAGAGAAATAATGAACAAAGATGTAATAACTATAGACAGGGATGCTTCCATAGACCAGTTGTCCCAGTTGCTGGTGGAAAACAGGATCAGCGGGGTACCGGTAATGGATAAGGACCAGATGGTAGGGATTGTAACCGAGGGTGATATTATCATCCAGGATACTGATCTTCATTTCCCCCACTATTTTAAGCTTCTGGACAGCATAATCTATCTGGAGAGCCTGTCCAAATTCAAGAAGAGTTTAAAAAAACATCTGGCAACCAGGGTTGAAGACATAATGACTGCAGAAGTGGTTTCTGTAGATGAAGATACTCCGGTTAATCAAATTGCCAATGCTATGACCGAGAACGATATAAACCGGGTGCCGGTTATAAATAAAGATAAGAAACTGGTAGGCATAATTACCAGGGCAGATATTGTAAAATCAATGATTAAGAAATAG
- a CDS encoding DUF2516 family protein, with protein MEASDALGMGIGVFAIICWAIFALVGLFLFIVWIITLVDCAKRKNEEFPSGGENAKTIWLVVLIASWVVGLYWLAAILYYFMVMKKKPRNKG; from the coding sequence ATGGAAGCTTCAGACGCATTAGGAATGGGTATAGGTGTTTTTGCTATCATATGTTGGGCAATATTTGCACTAGTCGGCCTGTTCTTGTTTATTGTATGGATTATTACTCTTGTAGATTGTGCCAAGAGGAAGAATGAAGAATTTCCAAGCGGAGGGGAGAACGCAAAAACCATATGGCTGGTGGTATTAATAGCCTCCTGGGTAGTGGGACTCTACTGGTTGGCTGCTATCCTCTATTATTTTATGGTGATGAAGAAGAAGCCGCGTAATAAGGGATAA
- the glmS gene encoding glutamine--fructose-6-phosphate transaminase (isomerizing), giving the protein MCGIVAYTGRKNCRQILIDGLRRLEYRGYDSAGIAVTGDDKKTPLLEVVKEAGKIRELEAQLERVSVDGHCGIGHTRWATHGEPSRENAHPHLDCSGRIAVVHNGIIENYQQLKTELEAEGHKFVSQTDTEVLAHLLEKYNEGDLLPAMQKVVGKIKGSGAIVAVSTDSPAQLIAARIASPLVVGISGSGNFLASDMPAVLEHTRTFLIIEDYETVRVTPKRVEIFDREGRKVSRKPFKVNWSIQSAEKAGYADFMLKEIFEQPYGIKETMRGRLVDGELDFGELGLDKKQISELKKIQIIACGTSYHAAMVGKQVIEKWARIPVEIDYSSEYRYRDPMVEDNCLFVAITQSGETIDTLAAVREARIKGAKVAAITNVVGSTIARESDSVIYTHAGPEIGVCATKTFTAQLVVIYLMALYFGHIRGTISSGQYQDLVQEMLAVPDKVQQILDNSREIKKIADKTFKFGCFLFLGRIYGLPMALEGALKLKEVSYIHAEGYPSGEMKHGPIALTDRNTVVVGVMPRDLVYEKILGNIQEARARKATLFSITTEGNQELRNYVDYCFGIPKICQELSGILTVVPLQLYSYYIAKKLGRDVDQPRNLAKSVTVE; this is encoded by the coding sequence ATGTGTGGAATAGTAGCGTATACGGGCAGAAAGAATTGCCGGCAAATATTAATCGATGGCTTAAGGAGACTTGAATACAGGGGTTATGATTCGGCAGGCATAGCAGTCACTGGTGATGACAAAAAGACTCCTTTGCTGGAGGTAGTAAAGGAAGCAGGCAAAATAAGGGAGCTGGAGGCCCAGCTGGAAAGAGTAAGTGTAGACGGACATTGTGGGATAGGCCATACCCGATGGGCTACCCACGGGGAACCCAGCAGGGAAAACGCCCATCCCCACCTGGACTGCAGCGGCAGGATTGCGGTGGTGCATAATGGTATTATAGAAAATTACCAGCAGCTAAAAACTGAGCTGGAGGCTGAAGGGCATAAATTTGTTTCCCAGACCGATACCGAGGTGCTGGCCCATCTACTGGAAAAATATAATGAGGGGGATCTGTTACCGGCCATGCAGAAGGTTGTGGGCAAAATAAAGGGCTCCGGGGCCATAGTGGCGGTCAGCACGGACAGTCCGGCCCAGCTTATAGCAGCCAGAATTGCCAGTCCACTGGTGGTGGGGATTTCCGGCAGCGGTAATTTTCTGGCCTCGGATATGCCGGCAGTGCTGGAACATACCCGGACTTTCCTGATTATAGAGGACTATGAAACAGTAAGGGTCACCCCCAAAAGGGTAGAGATTTTTGACCGGGAGGGCAGGAAGGTATCCAGGAAGCCTTTTAAAGTTAACTGGAGTATCCAGAGCGCAGAGAAAGCAGGATATGCAGATTTTATGTTAAAGGAAATTTTTGAACAGCCCTACGGCATAAAGGAGACTATGAGGGGCCGGTTGGTAGATGGAGAACTTGATTTTGGGGAACTGGGGCTGGATAAAAAACAGATATCTGAACTTAAGAAAATACAAATCATAGCCTGTGGAACCTCCTACCATGCTGCAATGGTAGGTAAACAGGTGATAGAGAAGTGGGCCCGGATACCGGTGGAGATAGATTATAGTTCCGAATACAGGTATCGGGATCCCATGGTGGAGGATAACTGCCTGTTTGTAGCTATAACCCAATCAGGAGAAACCATTGATACCCTGGCAGCGGTAAGGGAGGCCAGAATCAAGGGGGCAAAGGTGGCAGCTATTACCAATGTGGTGGGCAGCACCATTGCCCGGGAATCGGATTCAGTCATATACACTCATGCCGGTCCCGAGATTGGGGTTTGTGCCACCAAGACCTTTACCGCCCAGCTGGTGGTTATATATCTTATGGCCCTCTATTTTGGGCATATAAGGGGCACCATTTCCTCCGGGCAGTACCAGGACTTGGTACAGGAGATGCTGGCAGTGCCGGATAAGGTACAGCAGATACTGGATAACAGCCGGGAGATCAAGAAGATAGCTGACAAAACTTTCAAGTTTGGATGTTTTTTATTTCTGGGCAGGATCTACGGGCTGCCCATGGCTCTGGAAGGAGCCCTGAAGTTAAAAGAGGTTAGCTATATCCATGCTGAGGGTTATCCCTCAGGGGAGATGAAGCATGGGCCCATTGCTTTAACCGACCGGAACACAGTAGTGGTGGGCGTTATGCCCAGAGACCTGGTATATGAAAAAATACTGGGAAATATCCAGGAAGCAAGGGCCAGAAAGGCTACCCTGTTTTCAATTACCACTGAGGGCAACCAGGAACTAAGAAATTATGTAGATTATTGCTTTGGTATTCCAAAAATATGCCAGGAGCTGTCAGGAATTCTTACCGTGGTTCCTTTGCAGCTGTATTCTTACTATATTGCCAAGAAACTGGGCCGGGATGTTGACCAGCCCAGGAATCTGGCAAAAAGCGTTACCGTGGAGTAA
- a CDS encoding queuosine precursor transporter — MDRNNYKYFDLIVGLFVAVLLISNIASTKIVQIWRFTFDGGTILFPISYIFGDILTEVYGYQKSRRVIWIGFFCALLMSVTLAAVGAAGPAPGWELQDAYQAILGQTPRIVTASLIAYFVGEFSNSYILARMKVATSGRWLFTRTIGSTIVGQGVDTLIFVLIAFAGLYSWPLIASIIISNYIFKVGMEVILTPATYKVVGALKKHERVDYYDRNTNFNPFMFWKN; from the coding sequence ATGGATAGGAATAATTACAAGTATTTTGATTTAATTGTGGGGCTGTTTGTAGCAGTGCTCCTTATATCCAATATCGCTTCCACCAAGATAGTGCAGATATGGAGGTTTACCTTTGACGGCGGCACTATTCTTTTCCCTATTTCCTATATATTCGGGGATATCCTTACTGAAGTATATGGGTACCAGAAAAGCAGGAGAGTGATATGGATCGGGTTTTTCTGTGCACTGCTTATGTCGGTAACTCTGGCGGCGGTAGGAGCGGCAGGGCCAGCACCAGGGTGGGAGCTGCAGGATGCCTACCAGGCTATACTGGGGCAGACCCCCAGGATAGTAACTGCATCCCTTATCGCTTATTTTGTGGGAGAATTTTCCAATTCCTATATACTGGCCAGGATGAAAGTGGCAACTTCAGGCCGGTGGCTGTTTACCAGAACTATTGGTTCCACCATAGTGGGCCAGGGCGTGGATACATTGATATTTGTATTGATTGCATTCGCAGGCCTTTACAGCTGGCCCCTTATAGCCTCTATCATAATTTCCAATTATATATTTAAAGTGGGTATGGAGGTTATACTGACCCCCGCTACCTATAAGGTAGTCGGCGCCCTGAAAAAGCATGAGCGGGTTGATTATTATGACCGCAACACCAATTTCAATCCCTTTATGTTCTGGAAGAATTAA
- a CDS encoding flavodoxin family protein — protein MKVIGFNTSPHKKGNTFIAMETVFEQLEKENITTELIQIGSETILPCDGCGVCKKTQDGFCVIDEDNMNSYLSKAYGSQGILIGSPVYFGSVTPVAKALVDRMGYCARAGGYRLKRKVCAAVAAVRRQGAVDTLNQINNMYMLNQTILPSSIYWNFGLGSKPGQIREDEEGMKTFRILGENMAWLLKKVNDG, from the coding sequence TTGAAAGTAATTGGATTTAATACCAGTCCCCATAAAAAAGGGAATACCTTTATTGCCATGGAGACGGTATTTGAGCAGCTGGAAAAAGAAAATATAACTACGGAGTTGATACAGATAGGCTCAGAAACAATTTTACCCTGTGACGGTTGCGGGGTCTGTAAGAAGACACAGGATGGATTCTGTGTAATAGATGAGGATAATATGAACAGTTACCTTAGTAAGGCTTATGGCAGCCAGGGAATACTGATTGGCTCCCCGGTCTATTTTGGCTCGGTTACTCCTGTAGCCAAAGCTCTGGTGGACAGGATGGGTTATTGTGCCCGGGCTGGCGGTTACCGGTTAAAAAGAAAAGTATGCGCGGCTGTTGCTGCGGTTAGAAGGCAGGGTGCAGTAGATACCCTTAACCAGATAAATAATATGTATATGTTGAACCAGACAATTTTACCTTCTTCAATTTACTGGAATTTTGGCCTGGGATCTAAACCAGGCCAGATAAGAGAGGATGAAGAAGGAATGAAAACCTTCAGGATACTGGGAGAGAATATGGCCTGGCTGCTTAAGAAGGTGAACGATGGTTAG
- the acpS gene encoding holo-ACP synthase, with the protein MDIYGVGTDIIEVERVGKAIRDTRSFAARVFTPQEISYCRSRGREMWQSFAARFAAKEAVAKALGTGLGSRLSFLDIEILGPDKPGVTISGRGALLLEQLEIKKVEVSISATRDYAVAFAVSIKQ; encoded by the coding sequence ATGGATATATATGGCGTGGGTACTGATATTATAGAGGTGGAGAGAGTAGGCAAGGCTATCAGGGATACCCGGTCATTTGCCGCCCGGGTATTTACTCCCCAGGAGATTAGTTATTGCAGAAGCAGGGGCAGGGAAATGTGGCAGAGCTTTGCTGCCCGGTTTGCTGCCAAAGAGGCAGTGGCTAAAGCCCTGGGGACCGGCCTGGGATCCAGATTATCGTTTCTGGATATTGAAATACTGGGCCCGGATAAGCCCGGGGTGACCATCTCTGGCAGGGGTGCCTTGCTGCTGGAACAGTTAGAAATAAAGAAGGTAGAGGTCTCAATATCTGCTACCAGGGATTATGCCGTGGCCTTTGCGGTTTCCATTAAACAATAA
- a CDS encoding alanine racemase yields MEFPKLNIYTDKIAHNAKIICDRCAGQGISVVAVTKSVLADPVITAAITSSKIETLGDSRLKNLKLLKKNFNHYRLMQLRSPMLSEAEQTAEICDVSACTQIEVARAINKVCRKKNITHSIMVMLDTDDLREGLLPSQVLPFCRKVFRLSHVNIASLGTNARCISSKKPTYNSLFVLSTLQREIRASTGKHIPVLSGGNSSLLKQVFSGQIPEEINQLRIGEAILLGHETVGYNKIEGAYNDSFCLEAEIIEVKRSGNKAILALGAQDADADNLCPVDDSIKVVGQSSDHTVIQPINGRKLAMGGKISFNINYYSLLSIMTSPFVYKNYIGRQY; encoded by the coding sequence GTGGAATTTCCTAAGTTAAACATTTATACAGATAAGATAGCCCATAATGCGAAGATTATTTGCGACCGATGTGCCGGCCAGGGTATATCGGTCGTTGCTGTTACTAAAAGTGTTCTTGCTGATCCGGTAATTACAGCTGCTATTACCAGCTCCAAAATTGAGACGCTGGGAGACAGCAGGCTAAAGAACCTCAAGCTTTTAAAAAAGAATTTTAACCATTACCGGCTGATGCAGCTCCGGAGCCCAATGCTCAGCGAGGCTGAACAGACTGCCGAAATATGTGATGTAAGTGCCTGTACTCAGATTGAGGTGGCCAGGGCTATAAATAAGGTTTGCCGGAAGAAAAACATAACCCATTCCATAATGGTTATGCTGGATACCGATGATCTCAGGGAGGGTCTGTTACCTTCGCAGGTGCTGCCCTTTTGCAGGAAAGTCTTCAGGCTGTCGCATGTTAATATAGCCAGTCTGGGAACTAATGCACGCTGCATATCCAGCAAGAAGCCTACCTATAACAGCCTTTTTGTGCTGTCTACTTTACAGAGAGAAATCAGGGCTTCAACAGGGAAGCATATTCCGGTGTTATCAGGAGGAAACTCAAGCCTTCTAAAGCAGGTATTTTCAGGACAGATCCCCGAGGAGATAAACCAGTTAAGGATAGGAGAAGCCATACTTTTAGGCCATGAAACTGTGGGCTATAATAAGATTGAGGGCGCCTATAATGATAGTTTTTGCCTGGAGGCAGAGATTATAGAGGTCAAGCGCAGCGGTAATAAGGCTATACTTGCTCTGGGGGCCCAGGATGCTGATGCTGATAATTTATGCCCGGTAGATGACAGCATAAAAGTAGTGGGGCAGAGCAGCGACCATACGGTTATACAGCCAATTAACGGCAGGAAGCTGGCCATGGGGGGTAAGATTTCTTTTAATATAAATTATTATAGTCTATTATCAATTATGACTTCTCCCTTTGTTTATAAAAATTATATTGGCCGCCAGTACTAA
- a CDS encoding NAD(P)H-hydrate dehydratase, which translates to MNRVLKGSRIAEIDSRCIQDGVDSRRLMQNAGSSVAKAVKAELKGKKNAAGVVVCGGGNNGGDGFVAASDLIKSQIEVKVFYITPTEKFSSDSAHYFEQLNQMAPEHVFFLNVENSQSWDYFLQELDTAYFVIDAIFGTGLHGKDIYGPAKKIIETINDRKKAVYSVDIPSGIDSDNGKVLGVAIKADATITFGCKKLGLLNYPGAGYAGRVKVVDIGIPEKYFEQYEQIFETGMDWVGSRLPRRKAWSYKHSVGKLLVVAGSVGLTGAATMTCNSAMRAGAGLVTLVCPWELNPILEQKLTEVMTYPVDQTDDLSIHYDSLEEIVELSSKYDALAIGPGISKNSSTIRLVRELLKRVHKPTVLDADGLAAIYGVREVNNDQYPDFSHVIITPHAGELSLIMGMNRIALEQRYEVNIEAAGKFNLVSVLKGARTLITKQDGTTFINNTGDWALSTAGTGDILTGIISSLICQGMDNFNAAVCGTYIHGLASDMISRQTSRTSMVATDLLEGIKKVFLKLEKIIYEE; encoded by the coding sequence ATGAATAGAGTATTAAAAGGGAGCAGGATAGCAGAGATAGATTCCCGGTGTATCCAGGACGGCGTTGATTCCAGGCGGCTGATGCAAAATGCGGGCAGCAGTGTGGCCAAAGCGGTGAAGGCCGAATTGAAGGGAAAGAAGAATGCTGCCGGTGTAGTGGTATGTGGAGGCGGCAATAATGGCGGCGATGGTTTTGTGGCTGCCAGTGACCTTATCAAGTCCCAGATTGAGGTTAAGGTTTTCTATATTACTCCTACTGAAAAGTTCAGCAGCGATTCAGCCCATTATTTTGAACAGCTGAACCAGATGGCCCCGGAGCATGTTTTTTTCCTCAATGTTGAAAACAGTCAATCCTGGGATTATTTTTTGCAGGAACTGGACACAGCTTATTTTGTAATCGATGCTATCTTTGGAACCGGGCTGCATGGAAAAGACATATATGGCCCGGCCAAGAAGATAATAGAGACTATAAATGACAGGAAAAAGGCAGTTTACTCTGTTGATATCCCTTCCGGTATTGATTCCGATAACGGCAAGGTTCTGGGGGTGGCCATAAAGGCTGATGCTACCATTACTTTCGGGTGCAAAAAACTGGGACTGCTGAACTATCCCGGTGCTGGTTATGCGGGCAGGGTAAAGGTTGTAGATATAGGAATACCTGAAAAATATTTTGAGCAGTATGAGCAGATATTTGAAACCGGCATGGACTGGGTGGGCTCAAGACTGCCCCGGAGAAAGGCCTGGTCCTACAAGCACAGTGTGGGAAAATTGCTGGTGGTGGCTGGATCGGTAGGTCTTACCGGAGCGGCAACCATGACCTGCAACTCTGCCATGAGGGCAGGAGCGGGTCTGGTTACCCTGGTCTGTCCCTGGGAGCTTAACCCCATATTGGAGCAGAAGCTTACCGAGGTGATGACTTATCCTGTTGATCAGACTGATGATTTGTCTATCCATTACGACAGCCTGGAAGAAATTGTGGAATTAAGCTCCAAATATGATGCCCTGGCTATTGGCCCGGGCATATCCAAGAATTCAAGCACCATAAGGCTGGTAAGGGAGTTACTCAAAAGGGTCCATAAACCAACAGTACTGGATGCAGACGGGCTGGCAGCCATATATGGGGTCCGTGAGGTAAACAACGACCAGTATCCGGATTTTTCCCATGTCATTATTACTCCCCATGCAGGGGAGCTGTCCTTGATAATGGGCATGAACAGGATTGCTCTGGAGCAGAGGTATGAAGTGAATATAGAGGCAGCCGGAAAGTTTAATCTGGTGTCAGTGCTAAAAGGCGCACGCACCCTTATAACCAAGCAGGATGGAACTACTTTTATAAACAATACCGGTGACTGGGCGCTCTCCACTGCGGGGACCGGAGATATATTAACCGGTATAATTTCATCTTTGATATGCCAGGGCATGGATAACTTTAATGCTGCTGTCTGCGGTACCTATATACATGGACTGGCTTCAGATATGATATCCAGGCAGACCAGCAGAACCTCTATGGTGGCTACCGATCTGCTGGAAGGCATAAAGAAGGTTTTTTTAAAGCTGGAAAAAATAATATATGAGGAGTGA
- the alr gene encoding alanine racemase: protein MGTESQQYRNAWAEIDLNKLDRNMELLKGCSAGSQVSLMAVIKADAYGHGAVEVAKRALSRGAYGLGVALVQEGRDLRENGIESPVYVLGEIPSEAVGPAISSNLIPCFSSWKKAREFSVRAKQTGRKVKCHLNIDTGMSRLGINYHQVHQQVEAIAGLPYVEIEGIFTHFACASELGSQLTVLQLERFKEAVEAAESIIGKIRFVHCANSAAFIGRPGLPFNMARVGIAMYGLNPFDRPCPLGLEPVLSLKSRVALLKAVARGQTVSYCGTFRTERDSLIAVVPVGYADGYSRLFSNKARVIVNGKYAPVVGNVTMDQFMVDVTGLGVSVGDEVILIGQAEDKSVTADQLAEIMGTINYEIVCMIGPRIPRIYLT, encoded by the coding sequence TTGGGTACTGAAAGCCAACAATATAGGAATGCCTGGGCCGAAATTGACCTGAATAAACTTGACCGCAATATGGAGCTGCTCAAGGGTTGTTCTGCGGGCAGTCAGGTTAGTTTGATGGCAGTCATTAAAGCTGACGCTTATGGCCATGGGGCAGTGGAAGTGGCAAAAAGGGCTTTATCCCGGGGAGCTTATGGGCTGGGAGTGGCCCTGGTACAGGAAGGCAGGGATCTGAGAGAGAATGGAATAGAAAGCCCTGTTTATGTACTGGGGGAAATACCATCGGAGGCTGTAGGTCCGGCGATTTCCAGCAACCTGATTCCCTGTTTTAGCAGCTGGAAGAAGGCCCGGGAATTCAGTGTCAGGGCTAAACAGACCGGCCGGAAGGTGAAATGTCACCTAAATATCGATACCGGAATGAGCCGGCTGGGCATAAATTACCATCAGGTCCATCAGCAGGTGGAAGCTATTGCCGGGTTGCCCTATGTGGAGATTGAAGGAATTTTTACTCATTTTGCCTGTGCCAGTGAGCTGGGTTCGCAGCTTACCGTATTGCAGCTGGAAAGATTTAAGGAAGCGGTAGAGGCAGCAGAATCCATAATAGGCAAAATCAGGTTTGTCCATTGCGCAAATAGCGCTGCTTTTATAGGCAGGCCGGGTTTGCCTTTTAATATGGCCAGGGTGGGAATTGCCATGTATGGCTTAAATCCCTTTGACCGTCCCTGCCCCTTAGGGCTGGAACCGGTACTTAGCTTAAAGAGCAGGGTTGCTTTGCTTAAAGCGGTGGCCAGAGGCCAGACAGTATCTTATTGCGGAACTTTCAGGACTGAAAGAGACAGCCTGATAGCTGTAGTTCCTGTAGGTTATGCTGATGGATACAGCAGGCTTTTTTCCAATAAAGCCAGGGTTATTGTGAATGGAAAATATGCTCCGGTGGTGGGTAATGTTACCATGGATCAGTTTATGGTAGATGTAACCGGGTTGGGGGTGTCTGTAGGAGATGAAGTTATTTTAATAGGACAGGCAGAGGACAAATCGGTTACTGCGGATCAGCTTGCTGAAATCATGGGAACTATAAATTATGAGATTGTCTGCATGATTGGTCCCAGGATTCCCAGAATTTATTTAACATAG
- a CDS encoding DUF3887 domain-containing protein yields MVRKIIIALLLLLLALSFYGCSRNEIQLSPEVREKADRITENCLVGLAQEDYGRFSRKFSDQMLQSITEENFNQSLSVQLSKAIGTYQEGSKEYIRASGRGKTYPCTTRPGSVRMRCWLL; encoded by the coding sequence ATGGTTAGGAAGATAATTATTGCCTTGCTGTTGCTGTTGCTGGCATTATCTTTTTACGGTTGTTCCAGAAATGAAATACAGTTGAGTCCTGAGGTCAGGGAAAAGGCAGACAGGATTACAGAAAATTGTTTGGTGGGGCTGGCCCAGGAAGACTATGGCCGTTTTTCCAGGAAATTTTCAGACCAGATGCTTCAGTCAATTACTGAAGAAAATTTTAATCAGTCACTCTCGGTACAGCTGAGTAAGGCCATAGGTACTTACCAGGAAGGCAGCAAGGAGTATATCCGTGCTTCAGGAAGGGGGAAAACATATCCCTGTACTACCAGGCCTGGTTCAGTGAGGATGAGGTGCTGGTTACTGTAG